Genomic DNA from bacterium:
GCTGCCCCGACGTGGACAACGACGGCGACGGCCTGTGGGATGCCGACGACAGCTGCCCCGACGACGCCGAAGACCTCGACGGCTTCCAGGACAACGACGGCTGCCCCGACCCCGACAACGACATGGACGGCATCATCGACACGAAGGACGGCTGCCCCGACCAGGCCGAGGACATGGACGGCTTCCAGGACGAGGACGGCTGTCCCGATCCGGACAACGACATGGACGGCGTGCTCGACGCCGACGACCAGTGCCCCGACACGCCCGCCGGTGTCGAGGTCGATGCGAACGGCTGCCCGGTGGTCGCGGAGATCAAGGCCGAGATGGTGCTCGAGGGCGTGAGCTTCGCCACCAATTCCGACGAGCTGACGCCCGAGTCGTTCGCCGTCCTCGAGAAGGTGGTCGAGTCGCTGAAGGCGTACCCGGAGGTCAACATCGAGATCCAGGGTCACACCGACAGCACGGGCTCGGCCGAGTACAACCTGGACATCTCGAGCCGGCGCGCCGTCACCGTGCGCCTCTTCCTCGTCGGCCGCGGCATCGCGTCGAGCCGCCTGACGGCCGTGGGCTACGGCGAAGGCCAGCCCATCGCCGACAACGGCACCCGCGAGGGCCGCGCGGCGAACCGGCGGGTGGAACTGGTGCGGACCAACTAGCCGGCCCGGTCGACCGTCGGCGATGCGAAGGAGCCCGGGCCGGGATCGGTCCGGGCTCCTTGGCGTCCGGGCAGGGAATCAGTTCCCGCGGAGGGAGTCCCGGTCCGCGGCGATGGCCCGGACGCGGGGGTGGTCCGCGCCGAAGGCCTCTTCCAGGACGACGTAGGCGGCGTCGAATTCGGCGAGGGCCGCGGCGTCGCGCTGCAGGGCCACGAGGGTCTTGCCGTATCCCGCCCGGAACATGGCCGTCAGCACCGCCCGCTCCGGTCCGGCGTCGGCGAAGATCGCGAGGGCGGCCTCGTGGTGGGGCACGGCCTCGGCGGGGCGTCCCATCTCGCGGTACAGGTGGGCGAGGTTGTGTTCGCCGACGGCCGTGTCGGGGTGGTCGTCGCCCAGCACCCGGCGCCTGATCGCCAGCGAGGACTCCCGCAGGACCAACGCCCGCTCGAACTCGCCGAGCTGCTCGTGCACCCCGGCCAGGTTGCCCTGGACCGAAAGCACCGTCGGGTTCTCCGCGCCGAGGCTCGCGCGCATGCGGGCCACGCCGTCGGCCAGGAGGTCGCGCGCCCGGTCGAGCTCGCCGAGCTGCCCGAGCACGTTGCCCAGGGCGACCTGCAGGTCCAGGCGGACCTCGGCGGCCGGATCGAGCCGGTCCTCCGCCAGGGTCAGGCCCTCGTCGAAGAGCGCCGCGGCCCCGGCGAGGTCGCCCGACCACTCGGCGATGAAGCCCCGCTGGAGCTGGATGCGGCAGATCACGGGGCTGTCGGACGGCAGGCCGGCGGCCGCCCGGGCCGCGAGCGCCGCCGTCGAGTCGGCGGCCGCGAGGTCGTCGCCGTCGAGCAGGTGGTCGCCGAGCAGCACCAGGGGCCAGGCCAGCACCGGATCGTCGGGCCCGGTTGCGGTCTCCTCGGCGCGGGCCACGGCCAGGCGCAGCTGGCGGTCGGTGGCCTCGTACTGGCCCAGGCCACGGTAGGTCTCGCCCAGCACGCCGTGCAGGCGCGACGCCAGCTCGGGGCGTCCGGCGAACTCGTCCGCGAGGCGCTCGGCCGCCCGATCCAGGACCTCGACGACGCGCACCTCGGTGCCGTCGTGGTAGGGGTCCGAGGCGGTCAGGATGTCGGTGAGGAAGCCGGTCACGGCCTCCGATTCGTCGGCCGCCAGGGTGGCGGCGCGACCGGCCCGGCGCGCCTCCGCCCAGCCCAGCAGCGAGACCACCAGCCCGGCCGCCAGGGCGATCACGGTGACCGTCGAGGCGATCACCGCGCCGCGGTTCCGGCGGGCGAACTTGGCCAGATGGTAGACCGTGCTCGGCGGCCGCGCGGCGATGGGCTCGTCGCTGAGGAACCGCTTCAGGTCGTCGGCCAGTTCGGCGGCCGAGCCGTAGCGCCGGTCCGGCTCGTGGCGCAGGCAGGTGGCGACGATGGTCTCGAGATCGGCGGGCAGGGCCGCGCCCGGCCGCCCCATGGGTCCGGGCGTCTCCTCGCCGACGATGCGGGCGGCGGCGAGGAAGTCCCTGCCGTCGATCTCGTGGGGCAGCCGTCCGGACAGCGTCTCGTAGAGCAGGGCGCCGAGGGCGTAGACATCCGCGCGCACATCGGTGCCGTCGAGGTCGCCGCGCACCTGCTCGGGACTCATGTAGGCCAGCGTCCCGACGATGCGGCCCGTCTCTTCGCCGATGGTCGTCAGCCGGGCGTCGACGTCCGTCAGGCGCGCCACGCCGAAGTCCAGGATCTTGGGATTGCCGTCCCGGCGCACCAGGATGTTCGAGGGCTTCAGGTCGCGGTGGATGACCCCGCGCAGATGGGCGTGGTGGACGGCTTCGCAGATGCGGATGAACAGCCGCAGGCAGGCCCGGGGGTCGAGATTCGCCTGGCGCACGTAGCCG
This window encodes:
- a CDS encoding serine/threonine protein kinase, yielding MKGRYERLRELFDAAEPLGPDERTAFLARECADDPELQRDLTELLSTRERVGGFLQQGAVAWSGRRIGRYVIEDVIAEGGMGLVLRARQENPDRRVALKIVRGALVGDRLKQRFELEARTLARLGHPGIAQIFEAGTFDAGGETQPFFAMELVDGQPLTGYVRQANLDPRACLRLFIRICEAVHHAHLRGVIHRDLKPSNILVRRDGNPKILDFGVARLTDVDARLTTIGEETGRIVGTLAYMSPEQVRGDLDGTDVRADVYALGALLYETLSGRLPHEIDGRDFLAAARIVGEETPGPMGRPGAALPADLETIVATCLRHEPDRRYGSAAELADDLKRFLSDEPIAARPPSTVYHLAKFARRNRGAVIASTVTVIALAAGLVVSLLGWAEARRAGRAATLAADESEAVTGFLTDILTASDPYHDGTEVRVVEVLDRAAERLADEFAGRPELASRLHGVLGETYRGLGQYEATDRQLRLAVARAEETATGPDDPVLAWPLVLLGDHLLDGDDLAAADSTAALAARAAAGLPSDSPVICRIQLQRGFIAEWSGDLAGAAALFDEGLTLAEDRLDPAAEVRLDLQVALGNVLGQLGELDRARDLLADGVARMRASLGAENPTVLSVQGNLAGVHEQLGEFERALVLRESSLAIRRRVLGDDHPDTAVGEHNLAHLYREMGRPAEAVPHHEAALAIFADAGPERAVLTAMFRAGYGKTLVALQRDAAALAEFDAAYVVLEEAFGADHPRVRAIAADRDSLRGN